The proteins below come from a single Azospirillum thermophilum genomic window:
- a CDS encoding glycosyltransferase, with amino-acid sequence MARDILPRLNDRLGRAIPVTIIGECRSGRIAALASDQIRLAGRAEDIGPWYDRARVFVAPTRFGAGVALKVIEAVRSGIPVAATDLLVRQLGWQSGVQVLGARDADGFAAAMARLHEDPALWNRVRGAASLKAAAQFSPETFARVLRDALGLDAPP; translated from the coding sequence CTGGCCAGGGACATCCTGCCGCGCCTGAACGACCGGCTGGGCCGCGCGATCCCCGTCACCATCATCGGGGAATGCCGCTCCGGCCGCATCGCCGCCCTGGCCTCCGACCAGATCAGGCTGGCCGGTCGTGCCGAGGACATCGGTCCCTGGTACGACCGCGCCCGCGTGTTCGTCGCACCCACCCGCTTCGGGGCCGGCGTGGCGCTCAAGGTGATCGAGGCGGTCCGCTCCGGCATTCCGGTCGCCGCCACCGACCTGCTGGTGCGCCAACTCGGCTGGCAGTCGGGCGTTCAGGTGCTGGGCGCCCGCGACGCCGACGGCTTCGCCGCCGCCATGGCCCGCCTGCATGAGGACCCGGCCCTGTGGAACCGCGTCCGCGGCGCCGCGTCGCTCAAGGCCGCGGCCCAGTTCTCGCCCGAAACCTTCGCCCGCGTCCTGCGCGACGCGCTGGGCCTGGACGCGCCGCCATGA